CGGAAATATATGCAAGTTGGGGTAACTATGCAAACTATTTAATTACAGCTTATTTAGTGATCTGATAAACTATTTTACGGATGGTATCGAATTGCAAGTAAGGGTATTCCTCACGGATGGTATCGATAGCATCACCGGCAGAAACTTTACCAGCTCTAAGTTGTTTAAATTTCTTTCTGATCTGATAATCGCGAACCGATTTTTCATCAATCAAGCTGTGGCTCGAAAGGAGTTCGTAAATTTCGTCTGAGATAAGATCAGATAACGGGTTTTCGATTTTTGCAACTACGCTTTTCATCGCTACTCCAATGAATTAGTGAATAAATATTAATAAACGCAAAAAGTAACAATCAACGCCTGGTGTGGCAGTCCTGTCGTTATTAATTAAAGGTGTAGCTAAGAAATTATAAAGGCTCCAAATTTTTCTCTTGCAAAATACGGCTTTTTTTCAATTTACCAAAATATTTGGCGAAAAAAAGAAGTTGTAACACATAAATGTTAGTTCTGTCACATCACTCGTACGGTCTGTAATGTATTAGACCAAATAAGATGGGAAAAAGTTCCCAAAAAATCAGGGAGATTTAAATCAGGGTAAAAAACTATTGGCTGAACTCTATGAGGAAGAGGGAGTCCAGGTCCAGGTCTGATTTTTTTGTGAGGGCTTTTGTTGCAAGTTTATCCACATACTCATTCCATTTGACGCCCGAATGAGCTTTTACTTTATTCCAGTTCACGGCAACTTTTGTCTTACTGAGTGACTGGAGATAAAACTGTGAGACAGGGGCTTTGGCGTTGTATCTGCCTGTAGCTATTTTCCCGATGAGATCAAGATCATAATGAAGTGTTGCCTCACTGATGTTCATTGAGTCGCATTTGACAAGTGCATGAATCACAGCAGTAAATTCACCGATTATCTGCCATGAGGATGTATGTTCCTCATTTGTTACGAGCCCGGCGGCTTCAAATTTTTTCTCCCCGTTCTGCAGAATAACATATGCCCAGGCAGCAGAAGTACCATTGAAAGAGCCGTCTGTATAGATGTGCCAGCCTGCAAGATCGGGTACCACTTCTTCATTCAACTGCGGTTCAATAATCGTTTGGTAGAGTTGATTAGCAAGGGGGTCAGAAGTTTTGTCGGTTGTAATTTTGAATGTCCCTTTTTTAGGGCTGAACCAGATGCTTACGCCGCCGATTCTTTTTCCACCTGATTCCAGAGTTAGAAAGGCGTGATAGATGTTTTTGGGATTCAGTCCGGACGACAGGGTTACAGGCAAATCCATATCCTCAATTTCGAGGGCAAGAAGTGCCGCGATCTCATCACATTTTGCGAGGAGGATTTCATCGTAAGGGTGCGATTTGTTAAAAAGAGAGTCCAATGTCGAGTATCAGTTGTGATTTACCATTTTCATCGAAAGCTATTTCAGCTCTAGCGACATTATAAGGAAGCACCGAGATGGTGACACCGAAACCGTACCCTTTTTGCATTCTGTCGAGCAGATATCCGCTTCCGGAGGGTCGGGATATTCCAAGATCTACAAATGCCTGAAAACCAACGCTGACTCTGTAACGGGTCAGGCTCTTGGGTATAACGGGCAGTTTGAACTCAATCGGAAAATCCTCGAGAACATTGAACCAGGTTTCGAAAGAGCCGGTTATCAGTCCGTTTCCTTCAAGATGGTCATTGTAGTGACCGCGGACCCGGTCATCGACACCAAGAATAGAGATATCGTAAAACGGGATGTTTTTCCCGAATGCTTCCCTCATCGCCAGCCGCAACTTCCCGTAGAAAATTCCGCTTAGATGTCTGTAATTTCTTACATCGAAAGAAAGGATACTGTAATCGACTTCACTGTTGCCGATTCCTTTATAAGTGAAATCGGTACCAAACCATAAACCACTCGTCGGGGCGATATTCAGGTTTCGGGTGTCATAATTATATCTGAAGGAGATGAATCCGTAACGGTCAATGTTGGAAGAGGAGGCGTTTATTCCTGGTATATAAAGAGGGGTTTCGATATAATTGTAACCTGCGGTGACTGAAACCCTGTGAAAAAGAGAGAATCTTTTACCAAGAGAAACTGCAGCTCTAAGCACCTGTTGTTTAAAGGACTCGCCATAGACAATTTCCGCAACATCGCTTTTGTTTTTTCTTGTGGTATAACTGACATCCGTTTGGAGGGAAATCTGCTGATCGCGAAGAAAATAAGGGATATTGTAGTTGAGCGAATAACCGGGGTCATAGCCAAGTTTAGCCCTGCCCGAGAGGAGTTCGTTTCTTCCCCTGAAATTGAAAATCTTTACATCGAGACCGAAAGAGAGTTTTGTCCAGTCTTTGTCGTTTCTGTCGACAAAAGGGATCGGGTAGATATACCAGCTCTCTTTCACTGCAATTGTGAGGAGATTTAGGGAATCCTGTTTTGTCAGAATCATGTCAACGGAAGTGAAGAGCTGCAGGCTGTATATTCGTTTCCGGTTGTACTCCAGTATCAGGGAATCAATTTCATCTCCGGGACCAAACCCGAGTTCGGCGAGGATGATATCGTCGTCGGTGATATCATTTCCTGTAATTGAAATGGAATCAACTCTGAAGATACCTGTGGCCGAAGTATCCTGACTTAACAGGGACCCGGAAAAGAGGAAAACAAAAAAAAGTGTCAGCGAGGCTTTAATCAACCGATAGCACCAAATGATTGCACAACTTTTTGATTGCTTTTGCAAAAACGATATTCTATAGCTATACATTGATCCTGTATCGTTATGATACCGGCTTCCGCTGCAGGGGCAACTGCCTCGTCGTTTCTGATTCCAAGCTGTAGCCAAAGAGCTTTCGGTTTTACGGCAAGGACATCATCCATGATTTCAGGGATTCTGTTCGAATTCATAAAAACATCCACGATATCGATATCACCCGGGACATCCGTGAGAGAAGGGTAGACTTTTATTCCTGCCATCTCTTTCAAATGCGGATGGACTCCGGAGACATGGTAGCCTTCGTTTTTCAGCATAAGCGCTATGCGTCCGCTGTCTCTTCCCGGTTTGTCGGAGATTCCGACTATGCAGATGTGTTTTGATGTCTTAAGAAGATTACAGATATCCATTAGCTTCACCATTAATTAAAATCCAAATATAATAATTGTGGATCATTAAAGAGGTGTAAATAGTTGTTAACAGAAAAGAGAGTTGTGAATTATGAGTTATTGGTTATGAGTTTTTCTTATTAAAAAGAAGAAGGCTGCCTTTTTGAGACAGCCTTCTAAAGTGCTTCATAAGAGATTACATGTATTCTTCAATCGGTGTACATGTGCAAACAAGGTTTCTGTCACCGAGGGCGGAGTTTATCCTTTTTACGGTTGGCCAGAATTTTCCCGCTTTCAGAGACGGAATCGGGAAGGCAGCTTTTTCTCTGCTGTATGAATGGTTCCAATCGTCAGTCATCAATTCCAGTTGGGTGTGAGGAGAGTTCTTCAGAACATTGTCGTTAACATCAGCGATGCCTTTTTCGATTTCCGCTATTTCTTCACGGATGGCGATCATCGCGTTGATGAATCTGTCGAGTTCGTAGAGTGACTCACTTTCCGTAGGTTCAACCATAAGAGTACCGGCTACAGGGAAGGAAACAGTCGGTGCGTGGAAGCTATAGTCCATCAGTCTTTTAGCCATGTCCTCCACTTCAATATGTGCTGAGTGTTTGAACTCCCTCATATCGAGGATCATCTCATGGGCGACTCTTCCGTTTTTGCCTGAATAGAGGGTTTTGTAGTAACCGTCAAGTTTCGATTTGATATAATTGGCGTTCAGAATTGCGATTTTTGTCGCATTTGTGATACCCTCGGAACCGAGCATCTTTATATATCCGAGAGAAATTACGAGTATAAGTGCACTTCCAAATGGAGCTGCAGAAATTGCCGTTACGCCGTTCTCTCCGCCTGTCTTGACGACAGAATGGGAGGGAAGGAAGGGTTTCAGTTGCTCTGCACAGCAGATAGGTCCGACACCGGGACCACCGCCACCGTGAGGAATGGCAAATGTTTTATGCAGGTTCAGATGACATACATCAGCACCGATGGTTGCTGGTGAAGTCAGTCCCACTTGTGCATTCATGTTTGCACCGTCCATGTAAACCTGACCGCCAAATTTATGAATCACTTCGCAAATTTCGATAATCGATTCCTCAAATACGCCGTGCGTCGAGGGGTAGGTAACCATGAGTGCAGCCAGCACATCCTTGTTTTGTTCAGCTTTGGCTTTCAGGTCTTCCATTTCGATGTTGCCGTGATCATCGCAATTTACTACGACAACACTCATGCCTGCCATTACAGCGCTTGCGGGGTTTGTACCGTGGGCTGAGGAAGGAATGAGTACCACATTTCTTTGTAAATCGCCTCTGCTTAGATGATATTCCCTGATGACCATGAGTCCGGCATATTCGCCTTGTGCACCCGAATTTGGTTGAAGCGAAACGCCCGGGAAGCCTGTAATATCTGCAAGATGAGCGGAAAGATCATCTATGATTTGCCTGTAACCTTCCACCTGATAAGCCGGAGCAAACGGGTGAATCGATGCAAATTCAGGCAAAGTTATTCCGATCATTTCACTTGTTGCATTCAGTTTCATCGTGCATGATCCGAGTGGAATCATCGAATGAGCGAGGGAAAGGTCTTTGTTTTCGAGTTTTTTTACATAGCGAAGAAACTCAGTTTCCGAATGATATTTTTTGAATACAGGATGAGTTAGGTACTCTGAAGTTCTTGCGAACGGAGCAGAGTATTCTTCAGGTACCAGATCCTTCAATTCAGAAAGATTGAGTTTGAAATCGTTCATTTCGAAAGCTGTTGTGAAAGCGGAGATAATCTCTATCAGATCCATAATTTTGGTGGTCTGATGTAGAGAGATACCTACATTTCCATTTTCAAACCAGCGGAAATTCAGATTGAGGCTTTCTGATTCAGTTCTAAGTTTCGCAGCCTGAGCCGGGGTCATTTCGATATGTAGTGTATCGAAATAGGTTGTATTGGTTTGTTTGAATCCGAGATCCTTTAGCGCAAGATCCAGCAAACCCGTAAAGCTGTGTATCCTTGAAGCGATCTGGCGAATGCCTTCAGCTCCGTGATAAACAGCATACATCGAAGCAGTTATGGCGAGAAGAACCTGAGCTGTGCAGATGTTGCTTGTTGCTTTTTCTCTT
The nucleotide sequence above comes from Ignavibacteria bacterium. Encoded proteins:
- a CDS encoding BamA/TamA family outer membrane protein codes for the protein MIKASLTLFFVFLFSGSLLSQDTSATGIFRVDSISITGNDITDDDIILAELGFGPGDEIDSLILEYNRKRIYSLQLFTSVDMILTKQDSLNLLTIAVKESWYIYPIPFVDRNDKDWTKLSFGLDVKIFNFRGRNELLSGRAKLGYDPGYSLNYNIPYFLRDQQISLQTDVSYTTRKNKSDVAEIVYGESFKQQVLRAAVSLGKRFSLFHRVSVTAGYNYIETPLYIPGINASSSNIDRYGFISFRYNYDTRNLNIAPTSGLWFGTDFTYKGIGNSEVDYSILSFDVRNYRHLSGIFYGKLRLAMREAFGKNIPFYDISILGVDDRVRGHYNDHLEGNGLITGSFETWFNVLEDFPIEFKLPVIPKSLTRYRVSVGFQAFVDLGISRPSGSGYLLDRMQKGYGFGVTISVLPYNVARAEIAFDENGKSQLILDIGLSF
- a CDS encoding CoA-binding protein; the encoded protein is MVKLMDICNLLKTSKHICIVGISDKPGRDSGRIALMLKNEGYHVSGVHPHLKEMAGIKVYPSLTDVPGDIDIVDVFMNSNRIPEIMDDVLAVKPKALWLQLGIRNDEAVAPAAEAGIITIQDQCIAIEYRFCKSNQKVVQSFGAIG
- the gcvP gene encoding aminomethyl-transferring glycine dehydrogenase — translated: MKTFEIFDKFEKRHIGPNEHEIKLMLDETGVESVDQLIDETIPAHIRLKEPLPHFDALTENGYLEYLRNAGKKNIIAKSYIGMGYYPTVTPAVILRNILENPGWYTQYTPYQAEIAQGRLEALMNFQTMVSDLTALPIANASLLDEGTAASEAMLMLFANKTNKSATKFFVDIDIFPQTLEVLRTRAIPKNIELVSGDFASTSLDDSYFGLILQYPSGKGEVKDYSDFISKAKALNISSVVATDLMSLALLTPPGEFGADVAVGSSQRFGVPMGFGGPHAAFFACSDKYKRVIPGRIIGASTDSAGNLAFRMALQTREQHIRREKATSNICTAQVLLAITASMYAVYHGAEGIRQIASRIHSFTGLLDLALKDLGFKQTNTTYFDTLHIEMTPAQAAKLRTESESLNLNFRWFENGNVGISLHQTTKIMDLIEIISAFTTAFEMNDFKLNLSELKDLVPEEYSAPFARTSEYLTHPVFKKYHSETEFLRYVKKLENKDLSLAHSMIPLGSCTMKLNATSEMIGITLPEFASIHPFAPAYQVEGYRQIIDDLSAHLADITGFPGVSLQPNSGAQGEYAGLMVIREYHLSRGDLQRNVVLIPSSAHGTNPASAVMAGMSVVVVNCDDHGNIEMEDLKAKAEQNKDVLAALMVTYPSTHGVFEESIIEICEVIHKFGGQVYMDGANMNAQVGLTSPATIGADVCHLNLHKTFAIPHGGGGPGVGPICCAEQLKPFLPSHSVVKTGGENGVTAISAAPFGSALILVISLGYIKMLGSEGITNATKIAILNANYIKSKLDGYYKTLYSGKNGRVAHEMILDMREFKHSAHIEVEDMAKRLMDYSFHAPTVSFPVAGTLMVEPTESESLYELDRFINAMIAIREEIAEIEKGIADVNDNVLKNSPHTQLELMTDDWNHSYSREKAAFPIPSLKAGKFWPTVKRINSALGDRNLVCTCTPIEEYM